A genome region from Marinifilum sp. JC120 includes the following:
- a CDS encoding glycosyltransferase family 2 protein produces MKMTNKTTPVSYILTCPPGTYLPEPRIRTTLDRIGNKRLTISAAGLPERTVLMLQKLAEETNRLNLCLASELSSSALVLEKALQKVLTRHSAGLTIIFDGRLELSEEAIPSAIADLKNNPEYGLAVVGETFNNPPSASSFVLDILQNPFYPLLTVLRNDLLQPHATVLHEDLFFFALPELLLRLSLQAKIKYLPPAHIPKIPASSKTFQKKNEQRIMDEENKILEKYQKLFFEREFTILPVKELTDIYQYHIAQTIEIFKKLQSGVLESVEDYDRHVFQYCLLALFSGETESARQMMETSFSVVSERPALMRLYKQIALNFPLKDHSISGPEKVSVIIPLFNQGQYLEEAVTSVIRQTWTNWELIIINDGSTDNSYKVAEKLVKELDDSRIKLVTQKNRGKGGTRNRGIKESDGEFVVTLDSDDMITPDYFAESISLMEKNPRVAWITPKTLVFGEDNHVAWSDEYNFARSIMISPSPSSSMLRRCALEQLGRYREDLTNREDAEIWISLAENGWTSVATDSPLFLYRHACRRPGLSDISNLSSKEEITSLHPWWFRLDLSREIRAEAFKTFAVYRFPDWFLNWDNINKVIPIFNDQEKFLAAMQEIKDSYPPINKPCRWNNGNDDCYLDIREALYGVKSQK; encoded by the coding sequence AACTTGCTGAAGAGACAAACCGCTTAAACCTTTGTCTTGCCTCCGAACTGTCATCATCCGCACTCGTTCTGGAAAAAGCCCTGCAAAAAGTGCTAACCCGGCACTCTGCAGGACTGACAATTATTTTTGACGGAAGACTGGAACTTTCCGAAGAAGCCATCCCTTCTGCCATCGCGGATTTAAAAAACAACCCCGAATACGGTCTTGCCGTTGTCGGTGAGACTTTCAACAATCCCCCGTCAGCAAGTTCCTTTGTTCTGGATATACTGCAAAATCCTTTTTACCCACTTCTGACAGTTTTACGAAATGACCTGCTTCAACCGCATGCAACAGTTCTCCACGAAGATTTATTTTTCTTCGCTCTGCCGGAACTGCTGCTCAGACTCTCTTTGCAGGCAAAAATCAAATATCTGCCCCCTGCGCACATCCCAAAAATTCCGGCCAGTTCAAAGACTTTTCAGAAAAAGAATGAACAGCGCATCATGGACGAAGAAAACAAAATTCTCGAAAAGTATCAGAAACTTTTTTTTGAACGGGAATTTACGATTCTTCCAGTCAAAGAACTCACCGATATTTATCAATACCATATTGCACAGACAATAGAGATCTTTAAAAAACTGCAAAGTGGAGTTCTGGAATCTGTTGAAGATTATGACCGCCATGTTTTCCAATACTGCCTGCTTGCGCTTTTCTCAGGAGAGACAGAAAGTGCCCGCCAGATGATGGAAACAAGTTTCAGCGTCGTGAGCGAGCGCCCGGCTCTGATGAGACTGTATAAGCAAATAGCCCTTAATTTTCCCTTGAAAGATCACTCCATTTCCGGCCCGGAAAAGGTAAGTGTAATTATTCCCCTGTTCAATCAGGGCCAATACCTTGAAGAGGCCGTGACCTCTGTCATCAGGCAGACATGGACAAACTGGGAACTCATTATCATCAATGACGGTTCAACAGACAACTCCTACAAGGTAGCCGAAAAGCTTGTAAAAGAACTGGATGACAGCCGAATCAAACTCGTCACCCAGAAAAACAGGGGCAAAGGCGGCACCCGCAACAGAGGCATAAAGGAAAGTGACGGAGAATTTGTGGTCACCCTTGACTCGGATGACATGATCACTCCCGACTATTTTGCCGAGAGCATCAGCCTCATGGAAAAGAACCCACGTGTCGCATGGATTACCCCTAAAACACTTGTTTTCGGTGAGGACAACCATGTTGCATGGAGCGATGAATACAACTTTGCAAGATCAATTATGATATCTCCGTCTCCAAGCTCTTCCATGCTTCGGCGTTGTGCCCTGGAACAGCTAGGACGATATCGTGAAGACCTAACCAATAGGGAAGATGCGGAAATATGGATAAGTCTGGCTGAAAACGGCTGGACTTCTGTTGCTACGGACAGCCCTCTTTTTCTATACCGGCACGCCTGCCGGAGACCAGGATTAAGCGACATCTCAAACCTTTCCAGTAAAGAAGAAATTACTTCTCTTCATCCATGGTGGTTCCGCTTAGACCTAAGTCGTGAGATACGGGCAGAAGCTTTTAAAACCTTCGCTGTTTACCGTTTCCCCGACTGGTTTTTAAACTGGGACAACATCAATAAGGTTATCCCTATATTCAATGATCAGGAAAAATTCCTGGCAGCAATGCAAGAAATAAAGGATTCATATCCGCCAATCAACAAACCATGCAGATGGAACAACGGCAATGATGACTGCTATCTTGATATACGCGAAGCTCTTTACGGGGTAAAATCGCAAAAATAA
- a CDS encoding polysaccharide biosynthesis protein, whose product MTHSYFENKIALVTGACGTIGSELINQLLNVYNVKELIGLDNNESELFFMEQQYIDYPNANFFLTDVRDKDALAQKCLGADILFHAAAYKHVVLCERSPFEAVQTNILGVKNIIDAASECNVEKVIFTSSDKAVNPTNVMGTSKLMGERLITAANSSTRKGPIFASTRFGNVLGSRGSVIPIFREQIKKGEKVTLTDPDMTRFIMSINQATKQVIDSVEYAKGGEVFVTKMPIIRIYDLAKVMLEELAPRYGNNPDNIEIDIIGSKPGEKLYEELMNIEETRRTLELKNYFAILPAFRDLYKNISYEYSGIMSSTVTRPYNSANETALTRSELKDFLLNYDLLEEPE is encoded by the coding sequence ATGACTCACTCATACTTTGAAAATAAAATTGCTCTTGTTACCGGGGCATGTGGAACAATCGGATCAGAACTCATAAACCAATTACTGAATGTATATAATGTCAAAGAACTGATTGGACTGGACAACAATGAGTCTGAACTTTTCTTCATGGAACAGCAATACATAGATTATCCAAATGCCAACTTCTTTCTTACAGATGTCAGGGATAAAGATGCATTAGCCCAAAAATGCCTTGGCGCAGATATATTGTTTCATGCGGCTGCGTATAAACATGTTGTTCTTTGTGAAAGATCCCCTTTCGAGGCAGTGCAGACAAACATCCTGGGAGTCAAGAATATCATTGATGCAGCAAGTGAATGCAACGTTGAAAAAGTAATTTTTACAAGCTCAGATAAAGCCGTCAACCCGACCAATGTTATGGGAACCTCCAAATTAATGGGTGAACGGCTCATTACCGCGGCCAACAGCTCCACGCGCAAAGGTCCTATATTTGCTTCAACACGCTTTGGTAATGTTTTAGGGTCCAGAGGCTCGGTTATCCCCATCTTTCGGGAACAGATAAAAAAAGGCGAAAAAGTAACCTTAACCGACCCGGACATGACACGCTTCATCATGAGCATCAACCAGGCAACCAAGCAGGTTATCGATTCAGTTGAATATGCAAAAGGCGGCGAAGTTTTTGTCACCAAAATGCCGATTATCCGCATCTACGATCTTGCAAAGGTAATGTTAGAAGAGCTCGCACCGCGCTATGGTAACAACCCAGACAACATTGAAATAGATATTATCGGCTCAAAGCCCGGCGAAAAACTTTATGAAGAACTCATGAACATTGAAGAGACCCGCAGAACACTTGAACTGAAAAATTATTTCGCAATTCTCCCGGCCTTCAGAGATCTTTATAAAAACATTTCCTATGAATATTCTGGTATAATGTCCTCAACTGTCACACGACCATATAATTCAGCAAACGAAACGGCCTTAACACGCTCTGAGCTGAAAGATTTTCTCTTGAACTACGATCTGCTTGAAGAGCCCGAATAA